One genomic segment of Streptomyces niveus includes these proteins:
- a CDS encoding carboxymuconolactone decarboxylase family protein, with translation MTGRSRSEVESEIKETLGLVPHFLAQIPEEMLDAEWEIFKRIELGETLIPNKYKELMGIALHSETKCRYCTLFHTEAAKMFGATDEEITEAVLYAKNSVGWSVYLNGSRQNYDQFAEELGQMKDYMASKG, from the coding sequence ATGACGGGCCGGAGCCGGAGCGAGGTCGAGTCGGAGATCAAGGAGACGCTCGGTCTCGTGCCGCATTTCTTGGCTCAGATACCCGAGGAGATGCTGGACGCCGAGTGGGAGATCTTCAAGAGGATCGAACTCGGCGAGACGCTTATCCCCAACAAGTACAAGGAGCTGATGGGGATCGCGTTGCACTCGGAGACGAAGTGCCGTTACTGCACGCTCTTCCACACGGAGGCCGCGAAGATGTTCGGGGCCACCGACGAGGAGATCACGGAAGCGGTCCTCTACGCGAAGAACAGTGTCGGCTGGAGCGTCTACCTCAACGGTAGCCGTCAGAACTACGACCAATTCGCGGAGGAACTCGGGCAGATGAAGGACTACATGGCTTCGAAGGGTTGA
- a CDS encoding alpha/beta fold hydrolase: MSRARRTTITTADGVRLACTEYGPEPSARSTAPAVPVLLLHGLAGHTAEWDVLAGLLGPGHRLVGYDARGHGMSDRLPEDVSRAAHVRDAVAVIGQLALDRPVLIGQSLGGLTALLTAAAHPDLVRSLVLVEAGPRGPAPELPGKIGTWLDSWPVPFASADEAVRFFGGGPAGLAWAAGLEVRPDGLYPRIDRDVMVSCVAESAVRSFWGEWDEVRCPALVVRGGAGAMPASEAEEMRVRSPAGTRVEAVAGAGHDVHLDSPAELHALIAEFLH, encoded by the coding sequence GGAGTACGGACCGGAGCCCTCCGCCCGGTCCACCGCCCCCGCCGTCCCCGTCCTGCTGCTCCACGGCCTCGCGGGCCACACGGCGGAGTGGGACGTACTCGCGGGCCTGCTCGGCCCCGGCCACCGCCTGGTCGGTTACGACGCGCGGGGCCACGGCATGAGCGACCGCCTTCCCGAGGATGTCTCGCGCGCCGCGCACGTACGGGACGCCGTAGCCGTCATCGGGCAACTGGCCCTGGACCGCCCGGTTCTGATCGGTCAGTCCCTCGGCGGACTCACGGCCCTGCTCACCGCCGCCGCCCACCCGGATCTCGTCCGCTCCCTGGTCCTGGTGGAGGCCGGGCCGAGGGGCCCCGCCCCCGAACTGCCCGGCAAGATCGGGACCTGGCTGGACTCGTGGCCCGTCCCGTTCGCCTCGGCCGACGAGGCGGTGCGCTTCTTCGGCGGCGGCCCGGCGGGCCTGGCCTGGGCGGCGGGTCTGGAGGTCCGTCCCGACGGTCTGTATCCGCGTATCGACCGTGACGTGATGGTGAGCTGCGTGGCGGAGAGCGCCGTCCGTTCGTTCTGGGGGGAATGGGACGAGGTGCGCTGCCCGGCGCTGGTGGTGCGCGGCGGGGCGGGCGCCATGCCGGCGTCGGAGGCCGAGGAGATGCGGGTACGCAGCCCGGCGGGGACGCGGGTCGAGGCCGTGGCGGGGGCGGGCCACGACGTACATCTGGACAGCCCGGCGGAACTGCACGCGCTGATAGCGGAGTTCCTGCACTGA
- a CDS encoding DUF6339 family protein has translation MSRHHIEPPERLALLPGNLATAFLTHGVRAGRDGLPQVAVLRASTPIESDSVRWSVEPVRELVEEAMSRFDPARTDSDAWLAPRLHATLRMTRAEAANPGLWNFLALAVAPDFVLWRHMPRGEAGDGAPRKVNGARFVGPHYSQAFSRLWWSAEMFRDGPDYTPAEIACGNQDMINTALRLSTIDHKPTALALVRVLKGLSEEGATRLGDRVNALCTAVNVAGGTLMYEVIAPDEAPDHAALTDWIEDAESTSAVPWDRLPEGPGDGTSRRSSCEILSRMFERFAAEAPLRDRARSGAAHE, from the coding sequence ATGAGCCGACACCACATCGAGCCCCCCGAGCGGCTCGCGCTGCTCCCGGGCAATCTCGCCACGGCCTTCCTCACCCACGGGGTACGCGCGGGCCGGGACGGGCTGCCGCAGGTGGCTGTCCTCCGGGCAAGCACACCGATCGAGAGCGACTCCGTCCGGTGGAGCGTTGAACCCGTACGAGAGCTCGTAGAAGAGGCCATGAGCAGGTTCGATCCGGCGAGGACCGATTCCGATGCCTGGCTGGCACCTCGACTGCACGCGACCTTGCGGATGACCCGTGCCGAGGCGGCGAACCCCGGTCTATGGAACTTTCTGGCCTTGGCCGTGGCGCCGGACTTCGTCTTGTGGCGGCACATGCCGCGCGGAGAGGCGGGCGACGGCGCGCCCAGGAAGGTCAACGGCGCCAGGTTCGTAGGTCCCCACTACAGCCAGGCTTTTTCGCGGCTGTGGTGGTCTGCCGAGATGTTCCGCGACGGGCCCGATTACACCCCTGCGGAGATAGCCTGCGGCAATCAAGACATGATCAACACGGCTCTCCGGCTCTCCACAATCGATCACAAGCCCACCGCACTGGCCCTGGTACGAGTACTCAAAGGGCTGTCCGAGGAGGGGGCCACGCGACTCGGGGATCGGGTCAACGCGCTCTGTACGGCGGTCAATGTGGCCGGCGGCACGCTCATGTACGAGGTCATCGCTCCGGACGAGGCGCCCGATCACGCCGCACTCACCGACTGGATCGAAGACGCGGAATCAACTTCCGCTGTTCCGTGGGACCGGCTCCCCGAAGGGCCGGGCGATGGCACGTCCCGGCGTTCCTCCTGCGAAATTCTGTCGCGGATGTTCGAGCGATTCGCCGCAGAGGCGCCATTGCGTGATCGAGCTCGGTCAGGGGCGGCGCACGAGTAG
- a CDS encoding helix-turn-helix domain-containing protein, which translates to MEDIEDFGIWLGRQLRRSGISQADFAVKLGLTRAAVSAWVTGRSRPRPELMVEIAKFLDTDVATLITRDSDAGSDRPIDWYHRIAHQDGGREYGNAAVFAFDANLAVLAREVTQNSLDERLDPERPVRVRFTLHELTGEHLHSFLSALKWDRLEPHYTAAAQSRHKVGRALAERLRALREGSSLLLLRIDDYNASGLTGPEYGDGRYAAVVRRQLDSHKSNDRAGGSYGLGKATLWAASSFGLVLINSTLSEAHEGRTARRVVGRLDLPWREVDGVAYAGPAWLGEPDTVKEHEGVSRSWWADERVVADLRLDRDSDDPGTSFLVVGAHDAAGRNNTLEDLHAALGRALSDNFWAPMTSGRSTSAVLEASVRALRNGEIIVPEKRVDPLDRHPALVHALRAYIDGETVDELTASGQVAAKDVAFAVPPLRAAGRGAEGHNHRAVLLVTPAADKDEKHSRIICMRGTRMSVTARTPRSLGAGVDPFQAVLLAGFATGDDGSATHAAEAFLRTAEPPEHDRWGTTEELTAAYANAPRRLTEFNAAMDAALRGVIGRRTADQDSTGPEVLRRLLRIDAPAAASGRRGHGHPRVDRVVGKVDGDGAWTLDVTLSVPQRDAHWQLLPVVKFDVRSGGRPSLEWAEMSAKENCRVVDGRLLIDPDVRSARFGGVTAVRSHPVAAAMAGVIVDIQQARETSA; encoded by the coding sequence ATGGAGGACATCGAAGACTTCGGCATCTGGCTCGGACGCCAGTTGCGTCGCAGCGGCATATCGCAGGCGGATTTCGCCGTGAAGTTGGGTTTGACGCGTGCGGCCGTGTCGGCGTGGGTCACCGGCAGATCGCGGCCGAGGCCCGAGTTGATGGTCGAGATCGCCAAATTCCTGGATACGGACGTTGCCACCCTGATCACCAGGGACTCCGACGCGGGGTCGGATCGGCCGATCGACTGGTACCACCGGATCGCTCACCAGGACGGTGGTCGGGAGTACGGCAACGCGGCTGTCTTCGCCTTCGACGCGAACCTGGCTGTGTTGGCCCGCGAAGTCACGCAGAACTCCCTGGACGAGCGGCTGGACCCGGAACGCCCGGTGCGAGTGCGCTTCACCCTGCACGAGCTGACCGGTGAACACCTGCACTCCTTTCTCTCCGCGCTTAAGTGGGACCGCCTCGAGCCCCACTACACGGCGGCGGCACAGTCCCGACACAAGGTCGGCCGGGCTCTCGCCGAAAGACTGCGGGCGTTGCGTGAAGGATCCTCCCTTCTGCTTCTCCGGATCGACGACTACAACGCCTCGGGTCTGACCGGCCCGGAGTACGGAGACGGTCGGTACGCCGCTGTGGTTCGCCGGCAGCTCGACAGTCACAAAAGCAACGACCGGGCCGGTGGCTCGTACGGGTTGGGCAAGGCCACACTGTGGGCGGCCAGCAGTTTCGGCCTGGTGCTGATCAACAGCACCCTGTCCGAGGCACATGAGGGGCGGACGGCCCGCCGGGTTGTCGGCCGACTCGACCTTCCCTGGCGGGAGGTCGACGGAGTCGCCTACGCAGGACCCGCTTGGCTCGGCGAGCCGGACACGGTGAAGGAGCACGAAGGTGTCTCCCGCTCCTGGTGGGCTGATGAACGGGTGGTCGCCGATCTGAGACTCGATCGTGACAGCGACGATCCGGGAACTTCCTTCCTCGTCGTGGGCGCTCACGACGCGGCCGGGAGGAACAACACCCTGGAGGACCTGCACGCGGCTCTCGGCCGGGCACTGTCCGACAATTTTTGGGCCCCCATGACCTCGGGCCGTTCGACCTCGGCCGTGCTCGAAGCATCGGTCCGGGCCCTTCGCAATGGTGAAATCATTGTTCCCGAGAAGCGGGTTGATCCGCTCGACCGGCACCCGGCACTGGTCCACGCGCTACGGGCGTACATCGACGGCGAGACGGTCGATGAGCTCACGGCCTCCGGACAGGTCGCCGCCAAGGACGTGGCCTTTGCGGTCCCTCCGCTGCGGGCCGCCGGGCGTGGAGCCGAAGGGCACAACCACCGTGCCGTACTCCTGGTCACTCCCGCTGCCGACAAGGACGAGAAGCACAGCCGCATCATCTGCATGCGCGGCACCCGAATGTCTGTCACGGCTCGCACCCCCCGCAGTCTGGGGGCGGGTGTGGACCCCTTCCAAGCCGTCCTGCTCGCCGGTTTCGCCACAGGCGACGACGGCTCGGCGACACACGCTGCCGAGGCGTTCCTACGGACCGCCGAGCCGCCGGAACATGACAGGTGGGGGACGACCGAGGAACTCACCGCCGCCTACGCCAACGCGCCCCGCCGATTGACCGAGTTCAACGCTGCCATGGATGCGGCGCTGCGGGGCGTTATCGGGCGGCGTACCGCCGATCAGGACTCAACCGGGCCCGAGGTCCTTCGGAGGTTGCTGCGTATCGACGCACCTGCGGCGGCTAGCGGTCGCCGTGGCCACGGGCACCCGCGGGTGGACCGAGTTGTCGGGAAGGTGGACGGAGATGGGGCTTGGACCTTGGACGTGACGCTGAGTGTCCCGCAGCGCGACGCCCACTGGCAGTTGCTGCCGGTGGTCAAGTTCGATGTGCGATCAGGGGGGCGTCCCTCATTGGAGTGGGCGGAGATGTCAGCGAAGGAGAACTGTCGGGTCGTCGACGGCCGACTGCTCATCGATCCGGATGTTCGGTCAGCCCGCTTCGGGGGGGTCACGGCCGTCCGCAGTCACCCCGTGGCCGCCGCCATGGCCGGTGTGATCGTGGACATCCAGCAGGCACGGGAGACTTCGGCGTGA
- a CDS encoding DEAD/DEAH box helicase gives MTDMPFADSSLPPVIATVIRQSSTVLKTYEVDPGLVQEHANGERRITQGGYGERQLLELVQNAADEIAASPGGKLHVVLTNSHLYCANEGTPVTPEGAETILRMSVSRKRGGQIGRFGVGVKSVLSVCDTPQFFSGKGEFGFGFDREWSAAEIARALGRQDNSNMDTPVLRMARPLDVDQERADDNVLDKLLRWATTVVRLRLLDGAAERLGRDISGHKSRDGRRTEAFPAHFQLFSSHVGQVLLHDERNMPPARREISIERKGSHRTLKEVARGAKQTTEQWKVFSVAHTPTGEAADSAGELHGRPELEISWAVPEYTVRNGLYTVPVGKGVFWAFFPTKYEVSLTGILNAPWKTNEDRQHLLDGSPFNRELLQVAARLVIDTLPELVPAEDPAAYLPLLPGRRKEKLNWADEYFLLRIWEMTAQRPSLPDQNGELQIPRDLFITPSNLEKEWVQIWSEYGGRPTNWVHASVDASESSVRRGKMMHILEAAGKTPESVKDWLEALVSDGSPEASSHAIEILSLMVLKDQAGRLRDDSALTAEARRARIVLTERHGMVAPVAGEIFHRTSADTLRDDMVYVHPAISERPEMARHLHNLGIRVADAQGRFEGVLDQGFDHYDNNAWSNFWVLLRSAGGSAQINRVRTKVPKPLETLRVRTLDGRYRPMRDCLLPGPVVPADGSRDKAVAVDLNFHESDKPVFRDLGLFDRPTGGYRPHDEPWFQEYRQVVHDAHLRSLASTAPRPSISRLTIEGAATLGPLHLLPTLSEDGRAAFVSAMPASDISQHWQMQYGSVAGTRKAVISPLRWVINKHGLVKTSMGLTRVSEAVGPQLKSYRAVLPVAEISEETARRLRMPTSADEVPTRRWGKLMDLLLESEDDAFIGRAYALLHRVGFEFPEGLATRCRVGTSWEGRADSEIAVAMNTVEFQELVRERLPALLVADKADAATAKEMIEDWGMLKVSDVISREIDLVKAGPASSLFEEFPTVKARLGQAGSSNKIQRCSQLEQVMRTPMGSKRKPLTFARKGQTLFVLDTLDRQQVLEAADKEFKWGWGPAGCRQALALQDKQEHDQTLLKRLREVREAESIIDKIALLIGEDALRGELPPGLMESEIHEHGTEPSSRRIAEMAFNAHGEAILRVHSRDLALDFPTRAPTSFTGSSKALLFVTDLGFPDSFAGAQVPSLAPRIEIDGPTEFPALHPYQEELAQALLGLLKSPLPQRGMLSLPTGAGKTRVTAEGVIRWIRDRTNLPGPILWIAQTDELCEQAVQSWKFVWSKVGPEHPLVISRLWSSNEATPVDGRPHLVVATDAKLDSCLEKENYTWLRDTASLVIIDEAHTAMSKRYTRLLEQLNLTHHRTGRHLIGLTATPYRNNEELTRLLVQRFGSRLDTGVFDGDLSVAIRGLQHIGVLAQVKHRELPGAAISLTADERAQSEKFATLPKGAEQRLAEDHGRSQRIVDEIAAMPSDWPVLVFATSVAHAKLLAAKLGDRDIKAAAIDSTTPVNERRKQISDFRQGKIQVLTNYGVLTQGFDAPATRAVVVARPTYSPNIYQQMIGRGLRGPKNGGKESCLILNVRDNITNYGEKLAFTEFEYLWNGDQ, from the coding sequence ATGACCGACATGCCGTTCGCCGACTCCTCGCTACCGCCCGTGATCGCCACCGTGATCCGACAGTCCTCGACCGTCCTGAAGACCTACGAGGTCGACCCTGGGCTGGTACAGGAGCATGCCAACGGCGAGCGTCGTATCACCCAGGGGGGCTACGGCGAACGCCAGTTGCTCGAGCTCGTCCAGAACGCCGCGGACGAGATCGCCGCATCACCCGGCGGCAAGCTTCATGTCGTCCTGACCAACAGCCACCTCTACTGCGCGAACGAAGGCACCCCGGTCACACCGGAGGGCGCCGAGACGATTCTGCGCATGAGTGTCTCCCGTAAGCGCGGCGGGCAGATCGGCCGCTTCGGCGTCGGCGTCAAGTCCGTGCTTTCTGTCTGTGATACGCCGCAGTTCTTCAGTGGGAAGGGCGAATTCGGCTTCGGCTTCGACCGGGAGTGGTCAGCAGCCGAGATCGCCCGGGCTCTCGGCCGCCAGGACAACAGCAACATGGACACCCCGGTGCTCCGCATGGCCCGCCCCCTCGACGTCGATCAGGAACGTGCCGACGACAACGTGCTGGACAAGCTTCTGCGCTGGGCCACCACTGTCGTCCGCCTACGTCTTTTGGACGGTGCCGCCGAGCGCCTCGGGCGCGACATCAGTGGCCACAAGAGCCGCGACGGACGCAGAACGGAAGCTTTCCCTGCCCACTTCCAACTGTTCTCGTCCCATGTCGGTCAGGTGCTCCTGCACGATGAGCGCAACATGCCCCCCGCGCGCCGGGAGATCTCGATCGAACGCAAAGGCAGCCACCGGACCCTCAAGGAGGTGGCACGCGGCGCCAAGCAGACCACTGAGCAGTGGAAGGTGTTCTCAGTCGCCCACACCCCGACCGGCGAGGCCGCAGACAGCGCCGGCGAACTGCATGGCCGGCCGGAGCTCGAGATCTCCTGGGCGGTGCCCGAATACACCGTCCGCAACGGCCTCTACACCGTACCCGTCGGCAAGGGCGTGTTCTGGGCGTTCTTCCCGACCAAGTACGAAGTGTCGCTGACCGGCATCCTGAACGCCCCGTGGAAGACGAACGAGGATCGCCAGCACCTTCTGGACGGCAGCCCGTTCAACCGGGAACTGCTGCAGGTCGCAGCTCGGTTGGTGATCGACACCCTGCCCGAACTCGTGCCCGCCGAGGACCCTGCCGCGTACCTTCCCCTGCTGCCGGGCCGCCGCAAGGAGAAGCTCAACTGGGCCGACGAGTACTTCCTTCTTCGGATTTGGGAGATGACCGCCCAACGCCCCTCCCTACCAGACCAGAACGGCGAACTCCAGATCCCTCGCGATCTATTCATTACGCCGTCCAACCTTGAGAAGGAATGGGTCCAAATCTGGTCGGAGTACGGTGGTCGCCCCACCAACTGGGTGCACGCGTCCGTCGACGCATCCGAGAGCTCCGTCCGTCGCGGCAAGATGATGCACATCCTGGAAGCGGCGGGGAAGACGCCCGAAAGCGTCAAGGACTGGCTCGAGGCCTTGGTCTCAGACGGATCCCCGGAGGCCTCGTCCCACGCCATCGAGATCCTCTCCCTCATGGTGCTCAAGGATCAGGCCGGACGGCTGCGTGACGACTCCGCGCTCACTGCCGAGGCGCGCAGAGCCAGGATCGTGCTGACCGAGAGGCACGGGATGGTCGCGCCCGTGGCCGGTGAGATCTTCCACCGGACGTCCGCCGACACTCTCCGCGACGACATGGTCTATGTCCACCCGGCCATCTCCGAGCGCCCTGAAATGGCGCGCCACCTGCACAACCTCGGCATCAGGGTCGCCGATGCGCAGGGGCGGTTCGAAGGCGTCCTCGATCAGGGATTCGACCATTACGACAACAACGCATGGTCGAATTTCTGGGTGCTGCTACGCAGTGCCGGCGGCAGCGCACAGATCAACCGTGTCCGCACCAAGGTCCCCAAGCCGCTGGAGACGCTGCGCGTCCGTACTCTGGACGGTCGTTACCGGCCGATGCGCGACTGTCTTCTACCCGGACCGGTCGTGCCCGCCGACGGAAGTCGCGACAAAGCGGTCGCCGTCGACCTGAACTTCCACGAGAGTGATAAACCGGTCTTCCGTGACCTCGGGTTGTTCGACCGTCCCACCGGCGGATACCGACCCCACGATGAGCCGTGGTTCCAGGAATACCGGCAGGTCGTTCACGACGCGCATCTTCGCAGTCTGGCCAGCACCGCCCCGCGCCCCAGCATCTCCCGCCTCACGATCGAGGGCGCTGCGACGTTGGGTCCTCTGCATCTGTTGCCAACTCTGTCCGAGGACGGTCGCGCCGCCTTCGTGTCGGCCATGCCTGCATCCGATATCTCGCAACACTGGCAGATGCAGTACGGATCCGTCGCCGGCACGCGCAAGGCCGTCATATCCCCTCTGCGATGGGTGATCAACAAGCACGGGCTCGTCAAGACCTCCATGGGCCTGACCCGGGTGTCCGAGGCCGTCGGTCCCCAGCTCAAGAGTTATCGCGCTGTGCTCCCCGTAGCCGAGATCTCGGAGGAGACGGCGCGAAGGCTCAGAATGCCCACATCCGCAGACGAAGTGCCCACGCGGCGCTGGGGCAAGTTGATGGACCTGTTGCTCGAGAGCGAGGACGACGCCTTCATCGGGCGCGCCTACGCACTGCTGCACCGGGTCGGCTTCGAATTTCCGGAAGGCCTGGCCACCCGCTGCCGAGTCGGGACGTCCTGGGAAGGACGCGCCGACAGCGAGATCGCTGTCGCGATGAACACCGTTGAGTTCCAGGAACTCGTCCGCGAACGACTCCCCGCCCTCTTGGTGGCAGACAAGGCCGACGCGGCCACCGCGAAGGAGATGATCGAGGACTGGGGCATGCTCAAGGTCTCGGACGTCATCAGCAGAGAGATCGATCTCGTGAAGGCCGGGCCTGCCTCGTCCCTGTTCGAGGAGTTCCCCACGGTCAAGGCGCGTCTCGGGCAGGCAGGCAGCAGCAACAAGATTCAGCGCTGTTCCCAGTTGGAGCAGGTGATGCGGACACCCATGGGCAGCAAGCGGAAGCCACTCACGTTCGCGAGGAAGGGCCAGACCCTTTTCGTACTGGACACTCTCGATCGGCAGCAGGTGTTGGAGGCCGCTGACAAGGAATTCAAGTGGGGCTGGGGCCCGGCCGGCTGCCGCCAGGCTCTCGCTCTCCAGGACAAACAGGAGCACGACCAGACCCTCCTGAAGCGGCTGCGGGAGGTACGGGAAGCCGAGAGCATCATCGACAAGATCGCTCTGCTGATAGGTGAGGACGCGCTACGCGGCGAGCTCCCGCCCGGGCTCATGGAGAGCGAGATCCACGAGCACGGCACGGAGCCGAGTTCACGGCGTATCGCGGAGATGGCCTTCAACGCCCATGGCGAGGCGATCCTGCGCGTCCACTCCCGAGATCTCGCGCTGGACTTCCCCACCCGCGCCCCCACCTCGTTCACCGGTAGCTCGAAGGCTCTGCTCTTCGTCACCGACCTCGGGTTCCCTGACTCCTTCGCAGGTGCCCAGGTGCCCTCTCTGGCCCCTCGCATCGAGATCGACGGCCCCACCGAGTTCCCTGCCCTGCACCCGTACCAGGAGGAACTCGCGCAAGCGCTGCTCGGCCTGTTGAAAAGCCCGCTACCTCAGCGCGGCATGCTCAGTCTGCCGACCGGAGCCGGCAAGACGCGTGTCACGGCGGAGGGGGTGATCCGCTGGATCCGTGACCGGACAAATCTACCCGGCCCGATCCTGTGGATCGCCCAGACCGACGAACTGTGCGAGCAGGCTGTGCAGAGCTGGAAGTTCGTGTGGTCGAAGGTCGGCCCCGAACATCCTTTGGTCATCAGCCGGCTCTGGTCGTCGAACGAGGCAACCCCGGTGGATGGGCGCCCACACCTGGTCGTCGCCACAGACGCGAAACTGGACAGCTGCTTGGAGAAAGAGAACTACACCTGGCTGAGGGACACTGCATCGCTTGTCATCATCGACGAAGCACATACGGCGATGTCCAAGCGCTACACACGCCTGCTCGAACAGCTCAATCTCACGCACCATCGCACCGGTCGCCACCTCATCGGTCTCACCGCGACCCCGTACAGGAACAACGAGGAACTGACCCGTCTCCTTGTCCAGCGGTTCGGCAGCCGCCTCGACACCGGGGTCTTCGACGGCGATCTGTCCGTCGCCATCAGGGGGTTGCAACACATCGGCGTCCTGGCCCAGGTGAAGCATCGGGAGCTGCCCGGTGCTGCCATATCGCTGACGGCCGACGAGCGGGCCCAATCCGAGAAGTTCGCCACCCTGCCCAAGGGCGCCGAGCAGCGGCTGGCCGAGGATCACGGACGTAGCCAGCGCATCGTCGACGAGATCGCTGCCATGCCTTCGGACTGGCCGGTTCTGGTGTTCGCCACCTCGGTGGCCCACGCCAAGCTGCTCGCCGCCAAGCTCGGTGACCGGGACATCAAGGCCGCCGCGATCGACTCGACCACGCCCGTCAACGAACGCCGCAAGCAGATCAGCGATTTCCGACAAGGAAAAATTCAGGTCCTGACGAACTACGGCGTGCTCACTCAGGGTTTCGATGCACCAGCTACCCGAGCTGTGGTCGTCGCCCGCCCGACGTACAGCCCGAACATCTATCAGCAGATGATCGGACGCGGCCTGCGTGGCCCGAAGAACGGTGGCAAGGAGAGCTGCCTGATCCTGAACGTACGGGACAACATCACCAACTACGGCGAGAAGCTCGCCTTCACCGAGTTCGAGTACCTGTGGAACGGGGACCAGTGA